In the genome of Marinitoga sp. 1197, one region contains:
- a CDS encoding STAS domain-containing protein has translation MNEYFILEKKKNFFKVRFLNNITVENSQKIKEALNKTLMLKDAKIIVDFSNVYFIDSNGLGIIISLIQKARTYNNKLIFININALIKDILDITKVNRLMNILDTYEEAKIML, from the coding sequence ATGAATGAATATTTTATATTGGAAAAAAAGAAGAATTTTTTTAAAGTAAGATTTTTAAATAATATTACAGTTGAAAATAGCCAGAAAATAAAAGAAGCATTAAATAAAACGCTAATGCTTAAAGATGCTAAAATAATTGTAGATTTTTCAAATGTTTATTTTATAGATAGTAACGGTCTTGGGATAATAATTTCTTTAATCCAAAAGGCAAGGACATATAACAATAAATTGATTTTTATAAATATTAATGCTTTAATAAAAGATATTTTAGATATTACTAAAGTTAATAGATTGATGAATATTCTCGATACGTATGAAGAGGCAAAGATTATGTTATAA
- the pth gene encoding aminoacyl-tRNA hydrolase, producing MKIIIGLGNPGPRYVFTKHNVGFLVVDRYYEINKDKFKKTEKRSFEGYYNNEIILVKPLTYMNLSGKVLYELKEYYDNPEDIIVIYDDVALELGKIRIRPNGSSGGHNGLKSIISTLQSTDFPRIRVGIGPKPEYIDLADYVLSEFSNDEYYKINKVIDKIIPTIDLILENKIVEAMNKYNNKMLTGDDI from the coding sequence ATGAAAATAATAATTGGATTAGGTAATCCAGGCCCACGTTATGTATTTACAAAACATAACGTGGGGTTTTTGGTTGTAGATAGATATTATGAAATAAATAAAGATAAATTTAAAAAAACAGAAAAAAGATCTTTTGAAGGATATTATAATAATGAAATAATCCTGGTAAAACCACTTACATATATGAACTTAAGTGGAAAAGTTTTATATGAATTAAAAGAATATTATGATAATCCAGAGGATATAATAGTAATATATGACGATGTTGCTTTAGAATTAGGAAAAATAAGAATTAGACCTAACGGTTCATCAGGAGGACATAACGGTTTAAAATCTATAATATCTACCTTACAAAGTACAGATTTTCCAAGAATTCGTGTAGGAATTGGTCCAAAACCAGAATATATAGATCTTGCAGATTATGTTTTAAGCGAATTTTCAAATGATGAATATTATAAAATAAATAAAGTAATAGATAAGATAATCCCCACAATAGATCTAATATTGGAAAATAAAATCGTTGAGGCTATGAATAAATATAATAATAAAATGCTTACTGGAGATGACATTTAA
- a CDS encoding 50S ribosomal protein L25, which yields MAKVYQLKAIERKDGEKSNHVKKEGFIPAVVYGPGLEGNIHLKISSVETILMLDKIEETTPIQLNIEKENGETYKVTTFLKTVQRHKVTDKPIHADFYVPSKGHKMHLNIPIEFVGEAKGLSRGGMLDIHHHELPVEILPRDIVEKFVVDITDLDVNDHLTVKDLNIAESIDVLLDEDEIIVSIPVAGRVSETTEETEEEGEEA from the coding sequence ATGGCAAAAGTATACCAACTAAAAGCTATTGAAAGGAAAGATGGAGAAAAATCAAATCATGTAAAAAAAGAGGGTTTTATCCCTGCAGTAGTGTATGGACCTGGTTTAGAAGGAAACATTCATTTAAAAATTTCTTCAGTTGAAACAATATTAATGCTTGATAAAATTGAAGAAACTACACCTATTCAATTGAATATTGAAAAGGAAAATGGCGAAACATACAAAGTTACAACATTTTTAAAAACTGTTCAAAGACATAAAGTAACGGATAAACCTATTCATGCAGATTTCTATGTACCTTCAAAAGGACATAAAATGCATCTTAATATCCCAATAGAATTTGTTGGAGAAGCAAAAGGATTATCCAGAGGTGGTATGTTAGATATACACCATCATGAATTACCTGTTGAAATTTTACCAAGAGATATTGTTGAAAAATTTGTTGTTGATATAACTGATTTAGATGTTAACGACCATTTAACAGTAAAAGATTTAAATATTGCTGAATCTATAGATGTTTTATTGGATGAAGATGAAATTATTGTATCAATTCCAGTAGCTGGAAGAGTTTCTGAAACTACTGAAGAAACAGAAGAAGAGGGAGAAGAAGCTTAA